The Odocoileus virginianus isolate 20LAN1187 ecotype Illinois chromosome 14, Ovbor_1.2, whole genome shotgun sequence genome contains the following window.
CGGGAGCCCACAGATACATGCCAGATGTAGCtaaaaggacaagaaaaatgCACAGCACGGCACTCCTGGCTGCAGCACTAGAAGGTGTCAAGGATGAGCCTTCATCTCCGCAGCAGTCCACAGACTGACCCGGCGCTGGCTGCTCTCAGGATCGCTCAGAGATGCCGGCTCCGGGAGGTAGCCAGGAGGAGGCTACACACCCAGGCGTCATCTCCAAAAGCCAGCCTCTGTTTATAGCAACATCTCAGCGATTAAGAAGTACGAGATGTGACTACGCACTGCCGTGAGTGTGAGACCTTGGCTCCAAAAGTCAATGAGAGGGGAAACCAAATGTTGCCTTTAAGATGTGAAGCAGAGCTGGCTTTTCCCTTAGAGAGGGGCAAAAGCTAGGTCTCGTCACCTTTACCAATCGTGGacatggagttggaaagagtgTCAGAAGGGCTGTGGGGCGCCTGCTGCCCCCATTGTGGATCTGCTGCAAGTAGTGCACTGGCAAGTGGGATAGTCAGGCCACACCAGCTCCCAAAGCATTTTCTCTGGGAGATTTGAACATGTGCCTTTCAGAAAAGCAGGGCACCCAATTGCTGTAAGCAGTCTAGGGCAGCTCTGGGCGGGAAACCTGGGCAGAAAGCATAGGATAATCTGAGATATCCAAGTGAATGGTGCCCTAGGGCAGAGGTTGTTCTGACACTTCGACTGACTAACAAACAGGCTTTTCTAGCTCCAGTGGTGATATGatgcttctacttttccctcGGGGAGCAAAGGCAGGTTTTTATCTGATCTTTCCCTGTGGTCAATGCTTTTGCTCTAGTGTTCCAGGGTTATCCACGAGTCTATTCCTCCACCTGGTCAGGGATCACTCCGAGAACTTCAAAGCAGTTCTCGAGGTGATCACTGAAAAAATGAAGGTTCGCCTTGATTTCCCGGCGAGCCTGTGTGGATGGTGGGGCTGTGCGGGACTTGGGACCCACACTGAGAAATTTCAGTCTGGAAGTATTCCCTTTGGGCAAAATTTTTCAGCCAGATGACTCCTGGAATAAAGGAGCCTCTTCAAAGCTTAGGCTCTTCTCTGGCTTTTCTGGGAGAGCTTGGTGTCGCCCTGTGATCTGAGCCCTCGTCACACAAGGGAGGGAAATTCAGTGATGCTGTTGTCTAATGCAGTATCCTCCCTACTCAGGTTTTCTGTAATCAACgccttcatctctttctcttccctctagGTGTTAAGATTTGATTGTCCTATGACTAAAAAGCATGCAATGATTGAGCTTTCCCCTGACCTTAATCTAATCCTCCCAGATTTCTGCCTGCTAATTTTTAAGACCACTGGCAGAGCAACTCATGAACCAGAACTGAAGCTAAACTGGGAACAACGTCACTTCACTCGGGTCTTAGTAAGTTCTGCTCAGGGCACAGACAGAGGCGTGATGGTCCTCGAGCGATACCAGCCAGGACTCCCTGGAAATGAGGATTGGGGGTCTGATTCTAGTTTTAGAGCTGGAAATTGAAGGCAAAGGAAGGGGCACTTTGCTTTGTCTTAGATTTCCCAATGGGGCAGTGTTTTGAGGAAGATGCCAGTTCTCTTTGTTGGAGGAAATACCAAGTGTCAGGGAACTGAGGCGTGCCTGGTGAGGGCGCCGGGTCCTCGCTGGTCACTTGCGAGGCTGCTGGATATGCTGGGTCCTCGGGGAGGGGTGTCTGTCTATGGAGGCGTGGGGCTTCTGGTGGGCCACCTGGGCGGCCGCTGGGGGGAAGTCCTTGTCGCCCTGCAGGAAGACACGGAAAGCACTGGCTCAAAGCACTGTCTCATCAACCGTGAACAGCTGGGTGAGTTCATGCACGCCTGTCTGCCCAgttctcagtcacgtctgactctctgtgacccacagactgtagcccaccaggctcctccatccatgggatgtcccaggcaaaaatactggagtggggggccatttccttcctccagtggatcttcctgactcagggatcgaacatgtatctcctgcattgcaggtggattctttactgtctgagccaccagggaagcctgagtaaGTTCATGAGCAAGACCCAAAGCCGGCATTCTCTGGCTTGCCTGTGCGAGTGGGAGGGTGGTGGAGTGGAGAACCTGTTGGAAGGTGGAAACCCATCTCCTAGGACTGTGGGGTGGTCCTGAGGCTTTCTGGGGAGCTCAAAGGGGCACAGAGACCCATGTACCTTCCAGAAGGTGAGAAAGCTCACCATCTCTGCCCCCATACCAGGGGCTCAGGCACCACACGACTCACTCAGAACTAAGCTTGGGTGTTGGGTGGCTTTCTTCTGCTAGAGCAGTTCTTATCATTGTtttgaatcccatggacagaggaacctggtgggctatagtccatggggtcacaaaagagttgaacccgacttagcgactaacacttcacagGTATCACCGTGTAATTCTTATTTCAAATTTCTTCAAcccttaaaaaatgtaaaaacactgTCAGCTCACAGTTCCCCCAGAAACCCTTTGGCCTGTGGATAGTCTAAAGAGGAAGAAGACAGCAGAGGGGGGAGGAGAGGCGGGCAGGTGCTGCGGGCTCTTCCTGGCTGCCACCCCGTCTGTCCCTGACCACAGAAGCACGTTCCGTGGACAGGGGGGCAATTAAgagccccccaccaccccaccccccggctCCCGAGTGGATGCATGGGGTGGAGTAAGGACAGGAGGAATCAGGAGATCACGTGCTGAGACCCTGAAATGACGAAAGGGCGCTTACCCGGGCAATGACTCCGGAGATAAACACGGTCGGCTTGGGTGGACTGgaagacaagaaggaaaagaCATGGACCACCATGACTCACAGAAAGGAACACACAGGTGATGCGAATGGGGAGACTGACTTCATGACTGCATGACAAACAAGGAGCCCCCGGAGGGCGGGAGGAGCACGCCTCTTCCCGTTATTTCATCACCCGCTGGCCGCCATCCTCTGGACACCCGGGGGTCCCCTTCCTCCTGAGGCTGAGCTCAGGCAGAGGGGGAGAATGCTGTAGCAGAGGACGTGTCGCTGAAAAGcactttttgtttttggttaATCCTTCAGCTAACTGTGGGCAAGCCCAGTGGTTT
Protein-coding sequences here:
- the DAP gene encoding death-associated protein 1 isoform X2 — its product is MSSPPEGKLETKAGHPPAVKAGGMRIVQKHPHSGDTKEEKDKDDQEWESPSPPKPTVFISGVIARGDKDFPPAAAQVAHQKPHASIDRHPSPRTQHIQQPRK